One window of Papaver somniferum cultivar HN1 chromosome 9, ASM357369v1, whole genome shotgun sequence genomic DNA carries:
- the LOC113310754 gene encoding uncharacterized protein LOC113310754 isoform X2, protein MLGSCDFVDSTLGTSGLSGTPPPWWQPGRSLRQRWLVTRTTLTVALAMRIEEVRIEVAVVRRAELTTAFIAWKPLYTASRDSFSSRDLADLWHKKKMLEPFCHRRIGFLLRSRKEL, encoded by the exons ATGTTGGGTTCTTGTGATTTCG TGGACTCTACTTTAGGAACTtcgggcctaagtggcaccccaccaccttggtggcaacccggaagatctttgcggcaacgatggctggtaaccagaactaccctgacGGTGGCACTGGCCATGAGAATAGAAGA AGTACGGATAGAAGTTGCGGTAGTAAGACGGGCAGAGCTTACGACAGCCTTTATCGCTTGGAAA CCTTTATACACGGCAAgtagagactccttttcttcccggGATCTTGCTGATTTGTGgcataaaaagaagatgctggaGCCTTTCTGCCATCGCAGAATTGGTTTTCTTCTTCGTTCCAG gaaagagctttga
- the LOC113310754 gene encoding uncharacterized protein LOC113310754 isoform X1 has product MEEKWRHDEAQPTSARTERFAARLKRRRIEHKRSPSENKHDYPIHNSIIILDSDVDETEHPEVVGAVSEKDPEVSSGENGKTISERDVDAAPEKEVATAPGEDVVAACKEDAEAAFKREVEAASGEDVVAPCDEGAEAASSGGSDEGTVDLASN; this is encoded by the coding sequence ATGGAGGAGAAATGGAGGCATGACGAAGCTCAGCCGACGAGTGCAAGAACTGAAAGGTTTGCAGCTCGGCTAAAGAGGCGAAGGATCGAGCATAAGCGATCTCCCAGCGAAAACAAGCATGATTACCCTATCCACAATAGCATCATCattctcgactctgatgtggacgaaacTGAACACCCAGAGGTTGTTGGAGCAGTTTCCGAGAAAGATCCTGAAGTGTCTTCTGGAGAGAATGGTAAAACAATTTCCGAAAGGGATGTTGATGCAGCTCCTGAAAAAGAAGTTGCGACTGCTCCTGGGGAGGATGTGGTGGCGGCTTGCAAAGAAGATGCTGAAGCAGCGTTCAAAAGAGAGGTCGAAGCGGCTTCCGGAGAGGACGTAGTAGCACCTTGTGACGAAGGTGCTGAAGCAGCTTCCAGTGGCGGTTCTGATGAAGGAACTGTTGATCTTGCTAGTAACTAA
- the LOC113310754 gene encoding uncharacterized protein LOC113310754 isoform X3, with protein MLGSCDFVDSTLGTSGLSGTPPPWWQPGRSLRQRWLVTRTTLTVALAMRIEEVRIEVAVVRRAELTTAFIAWKPLYTASRDSFSSRDLADLWHKKKMLEPFCHRRIGFLLRSSI; from the exons ATGTTGGGTTCTTGTGATTTCG TGGACTCTACTTTAGGAACTtcgggcctaagtggcaccccaccaccttggtggcaacccggaagatctttgcggcaacgatggctggtaaccagaactaccctgacGGTGGCACTGGCCATGAGAATAGAAGA AGTACGGATAGAAGTTGCGGTAGTAAGACGGGCAGAGCTTACGACAGCCTTTATCGCTTGGAAA CCTTTATACACGGCAAgtagagactccttttcttcccggGATCTTGCTGATTTGTGgcataaaaagaagatgctggaGCCTTTCTGCCATCGCAGAATTGGTTTTCTTCTTCGTTCCAG TATATGA